A genome region from Micromonospora peucetia includes the following:
- a CDS encoding sensor histidine kinase, translating to MTGVRHAETADSFVHEGLFYRDPDGLLAGTVPFVTGGLAAGEPVLVAMPGANLRLVRATVGPTDAVRWADMTQAGRNPGRIIPWVLQAFIEQHAGRRVRIIGEPIWAGRSATEYPACAQHEALINMAFAGRDATILCPYDAGRLDADVLADACATHPVLVDDAGRRPSAQYAPAEVVARYNTPLSTPTEPVSALAYRFDSLPAVRRFVTGHGQAVGLDEDRLADLRIAVTELAANSVAHAAGSGVLRVWHTAEHLVCEIQDDGWLADPLAGRLAPATDGIGGRGLVIVQALCDLVRVHSTAAGTTIRLYVRRQA from the coding sequence ATGACCGGGGTGCGACACGCGGAGACGGCTGACTCCTTCGTACACGAGGGGCTCTTCTACCGCGATCCGGACGGCCTGCTCGCGGGTACCGTGCCGTTCGTCACCGGCGGGCTCGCCGCCGGGGAGCCCGTGCTGGTCGCGATGCCCGGTGCCAACCTGCGGCTGGTCCGCGCCACGGTCGGTCCCACGGACGCGGTGCGCTGGGCCGACATGACGCAGGCCGGCCGGAACCCGGGCCGGATCATCCCCTGGGTGCTGCAGGCGTTCATCGAGCAGCACGCCGGCCGCCGGGTGCGGATCATCGGCGAGCCGATCTGGGCCGGGCGCAGCGCGACGGAGTATCCGGCGTGCGCCCAGCACGAGGCGCTGATCAACATGGCGTTCGCCGGCCGCGACGCGACCATCCTCTGCCCGTACGACGCCGGGCGGCTCGACGCCGACGTGCTGGCCGACGCGTGCGCCACGCACCCGGTCCTCGTCGACGACGCCGGGCGACGCCCGAGCGCGCAGTACGCCCCGGCGGAGGTGGTCGCCCGCTACAACACGCCCCTGTCGACCCCGACTGAGCCGGTTTCGGCGCTGGCCTACCGGTTCGACAGTCTGCCGGCCGTGCGCCGGTTCGTGACCGGGCACGGCCAGGCCGTGGGGCTGGACGAGGACCGGCTGGCCGACCTGCGGATCGCGGTGACCGAACTGGCGGCGAACAGCGTCGCGCACGCCGCCGGCAGCGGGGTGCTGCGCGTGTGGCACACCGCCGAGCACCTGGTCTGCGAGATCCAGGACGACGGCTGGCTGGCCGACCCGCTGGCCGGGCGGCTGGCCCCGGCCACGGACGGCATCGGTGGCCGTGGGCTGGTGATCGTCCAGGCGCTGTGCGACCTGGTCCGCGTGCACAGCACGGCCGCCGGAACGACCATCCGGCTGTACGTGCGGCGCCAGGCCTGA
- a CDS encoding DUF3626 domain-containing protein — protein sequence MRPATEPAAVPAAQALTPAQHAALAHVRATALRDRPAALAAIARAFAGSGVTHRPERLIAAVGRHGRLTLNFHPDRLLADGRTVVDALAAEGVYRSQFETGISNGGLTAFPGGDRDRWEKVLFGGAYQTPGVRPGDRPKYGGLNLLDHPDGACPRFGSCHLRLRPQVLARATFCFGDSHLGPRDTGTVDVFEPVLAALLAATDGTGVSLGVPGDVVALARTLLRRRADTVWAPGAAGRALDDYIEAQVHGELSLARDVEAMVVDPSFRGTGSGATLVALARRHGFALRWHAGFTLPVDRIDAEFRGPDIPPLAARVHAEFARPGEPVDAALIGRAAVSVVTEPSRWADRGPTAVTLQHLKQLWHVLVRFGAPHA from the coding sequence GTGCGACCCGCTACCGAACCTGCCGCCGTACCCGCGGCGCAGGCACTCACCCCCGCCCAGCACGCCGCCCTCGCGCACGTCCGCGCGACGGCGCTGCGCGACCGTCCCGCCGCCCTGGCCGCCATCGCCCGGGCGTTCGCCGGCTCGGGCGTCACCCACCGACCGGAGCGGCTGATCGCGGCGGTCGGCCGGCACGGCCGGCTCACCCTCAACTTCCACCCCGACCGGCTGCTCGCCGACGGGCGTACGGTCGTCGACGCCCTCGCCGCCGAGGGCGTCTACCGCAGCCAGTTCGAGACCGGCATCTCCAACGGCGGGCTGACCGCCTTTCCCGGCGGCGACCGGGACCGCTGGGAGAAGGTGCTCTTCGGCGGCGCCTACCAGACACCCGGCGTACGCCCCGGCGACCGGCCGAAGTACGGCGGCCTGAACCTGCTCGACCATCCGGACGGTGCCTGCCCCCGGTTCGGCTCCTGCCACCTGCGGCTGCGTCCGCAGGTGCTCGCACGGGCGACGTTCTGCTTCGGCGACAGCCATCTCGGCCCCAGGGACACCGGCACCGTCGACGTCTTCGAGCCGGTGCTGGCGGCGCTGCTGGCCGCGACCGACGGCACCGGGGTCAGCCTCGGCGTGCCGGGCGACGTCGTGGCCCTGGCCCGGACGTTGCTGCGTCGCCGTGCGGACACCGTGTGGGCACCCGGCGCGGCGGGTCGCGCGCTCGACGACTACATCGAGGCGCAGGTGCACGGCGAGCTGAGCCTCGCCCGGGACGTGGAGGCGATGGTCGTCGACCCGTCCTTCCGGGGCACGGGGTCCGGGGCGACGCTCGTCGCACTCGCCCGCCGGCACGGCTTCGCCCTGCGCTGGCACGCCGGGTTCACGCTTCCCGTCGACCGGATCGACGCCGAGTTCCGGGGGCCGGACATCCCGCCGCTGGCCGCCCGGGTGCACGCCGAGTTCGCCCGGCCGGGCGAACCGGTCGACGCCGCCCTGATCGGCCGTGCGGCGGTCTCGGTGGTCACCGAACCGTCCCGCTGGGCCGACCGTGGGCCGACGGCGGTCACCCTCCAGCACCTCAAGCAGCTCTGGCACGTCCTGGTCCGGTTCGGCGCTCCGCACGCCTGA
- a CDS encoding MFS transporter, with the protein MSTAGTPPPADATASPDDRRRWQALSVGLVAAFMTLLDVSIVNVAVPSMDRALGASPSDLQWVLSGYALTFGLILVSAGRFGDARGRRNAFVFGIALFTLASALAGLAPSPTWLIAARLLQGAAAGVVNPQVTGLIQELFQGPERGRPFGLLGATIGISTAVGPLLGGLLIAIGGEEHGWRWVFFVNVPVGVLAVVLGWRLIPTRPAGPRNHRLDPVGVLLLGVGVLLVLLPLVQQDWRGPTKWLLVPAGLLTLVGFGAWERRYARRQEPLFDLRLFGFRSYALGSLIALVYFGGFTAIFFIFTLYLQNGLGYSALVAGLAITPFALGSAAASALGGRIVNRYGRPLVAVGLLTVVVGLVAVVVVLDRAPSGAAVPWLTAAPLLVAGLGSGLVIAPNQTLTLSQVPVRQAGSGAGMLQTGQRIGSAAGIAAVGSLFFSSLAASGGDFSLAFRHSLLLAAGVITLALLAALFDVTLGHRR; encoded by the coding sequence ATGAGCACGGCGGGTACGCCGCCACCGGCCGACGCCACCGCGTCGCCGGACGACCGACGCCGCTGGCAGGCCCTCTCGGTGGGGCTGGTCGCCGCCTTCATGACGCTGCTCGACGTGAGCATCGTCAACGTCGCCGTCCCGTCGATGGACCGCGCCCTCGGGGCCTCCCCCAGCGATCTGCAGTGGGTGCTCTCCGGGTACGCCCTGACGTTCGGGCTGATACTGGTCTCCGCCGGCCGCTTCGGCGACGCTCGCGGCCGGCGTAACGCGTTCGTCTTCGGGATCGCCCTGTTCACGCTGGCCAGCGCGCTGGCCGGGCTGGCACCCTCCCCCACGTGGCTGATCGCGGCCCGACTGCTCCAGGGTGCCGCCGCCGGGGTGGTCAACCCACAGGTGACCGGGCTGATCCAGGAGCTCTTCCAGGGGCCCGAGCGGGGCCGCCCGTTCGGGCTGCTCGGGGCCACCATCGGCATCTCCACGGCCGTCGGCCCGCTGCTCGGCGGTCTGCTCATCGCCATCGGCGGGGAGGAGCACGGCTGGCGGTGGGTGTTCTTCGTCAACGTGCCGGTCGGCGTTCTCGCGGTGGTCCTCGGCTGGCGGCTGATCCCCACCCGTCCGGCCGGCCCACGGAACCACCGGCTGGACCCTGTCGGGGTGCTGCTGCTCGGCGTCGGCGTGCTGCTGGTACTGCTGCCGCTGGTACAGCAGGACTGGCGGGGCCCGACGAAGTGGCTACTCGTGCCGGCCGGGCTGCTCACCCTGGTCGGCTTCGGGGCATGGGAACGACGGTACGCCCGGCGCCAGGAACCCCTGTTCGACCTGCGACTGTTCGGCTTCCGGTCGTACGCCCTGGGTTCGCTGATCGCGCTGGTCTACTTCGGCGGGTTCACCGCGATCTTCTTCATCTTCACGCTCTACCTGCAGAACGGCCTCGGATACAGCGCGCTGGTCGCCGGCCTGGCCATCACCCCGTTCGCGCTGGGCTCGGCGGCGGCGTCCGCGCTCGGCGGCCGGATCGTCAACCGCTACGGTCGTCCCCTGGTCGCCGTCGGGCTGCTCACCGTGGTGGTCGGGCTCGTCGCGGTGGTGGTCGTGCTCGACCGGGCACCGAGCGGGGCCGCCGTGCCGTGGCTGACCGCGGCGCCGCTGCTGGTCGCCGGGCTGGGCAGCGGCCTGGTGATCGCGCCGAACCAGACCCTGACCCTGTCCCAGGTGCCGGTACGGCAGGCCGGCAGCGGCGCCGGCATGCTCCAGACCGGCCAGCGGATCGGTTCCGCCGCCGGGATCGCGGCCGTCGGCTCGCTCTTCTTCTCCTCGTTGGCCGCCAGCGGTGGAGACTTCTCGCTCGCCTTCCGGCACTCACTGCTGTTGGCTGCCGGGGTGATCACGCTCGCGCTGCTCGCGGCCCTGTTCGACGTCACCCTCGGCCATCGTCGCTGA
- a CDS encoding geranylgeranyl reductase family protein, producing the protein MIVWDLAVVGAGPAGLSAAHAAARAGARTLVVERAAHPRYKTCGGGLIGTSLAAVAGRIEVPAHDRVDRVTFTRDGRRRFTRRHPGGPLVTMVRREEFDDRLRAAAVAAGAEVRERVAVRAVEQDPDVVRLRLADGDTVHARTVIGADGSSGVTARHVGVRHRQVDLGLELELPVAPDEQARWRGRLLLDWGPLPGSYAWVFPKGDRLTVGVIAARGEGERTRAYLRGFVDRLGLSGVEPAHDSGHLTRCRAEDSPLRRGRVLVAGDAAGLLEPWSREGISYALRSGELAGAAVATGDLAGYDRAVTRDLVPSMRAGHRLLDVFARRPGVFHALLATPPGWRMFVRFCQGRAGFDETLHRAPVRAALALLDRLPAG; encoded by the coding sequence GTGATCGTCTGGGATCTGGCCGTCGTCGGCGCCGGCCCCGCCGGGCTCTCCGCAGCCCACGCCGCCGCCCGCGCGGGCGCGCGCACCCTGGTCGTGGAGCGCGCCGCGCACCCGCGCTACAAGACCTGCGGGGGCGGTCTGATCGGCACCTCGCTCGCGGCGGTGGCCGGCCGGATCGAGGTGCCCGCGCACGACCGGGTCGACCGGGTGACGTTCACCCGGGACGGGCGACGTCGGTTCACCCGCCGCCATCCGGGCGGTCCGCTGGTGACCATGGTGCGCCGGGAGGAGTTCGACGACCGGCTGCGTGCCGCCGCGGTCGCCGCCGGCGCCGAGGTCCGCGAGCGCGTCGCGGTCCGCGCGGTCGAGCAGGACCCCGACGTCGTACGCCTCAGGCTGGCCGACGGGGACACGGTCCACGCGCGGACGGTGATCGGGGCGGACGGGTCCTCGGGCGTGACCGCCCGGCACGTGGGGGTCCGCCACCGGCAGGTCGACCTGGGGTTGGAGCTGGAGCTGCCCGTTGCACCCGACGAACAGGCCCGCTGGCGGGGCCGCCTGCTGCTGGACTGGGGTCCGCTGCCCGGCTCGTACGCCTGGGTGTTCCCGAAGGGTGACCGGCTGACGGTCGGTGTGATCGCGGCGCGGGGCGAGGGCGAACGGACCAGGGCCTACCTGCGCGGGTTCGTCGACCGGCTGGGCCTGTCCGGGGTGGAGCCGGCGCACGACTCCGGCCACCTGACCCGCTGCCGGGCCGAGGATTCCCCGCTGCGTCGGGGGCGGGTGCTGGTCGCGGGCGACGCGGCGGGGCTGTTGGAGCCGTGGAGCCGGGAGGGGATCAGCTACGCGCTGCGTTCCGGCGAGTTGGCCGGTGCGGCGGTGGCCACCGGTGACCTCGCCGGCTACGACCGCGCCGTCACCCGGGACCTGGTGCCGTCGATGCGCGCCGGGCACCGGCTGCTCGACGTGTTCGCCCGGCGGCCGGGGGTCTTCCACGCGTTGCTGGCCACTCCGCCGGGCTGGCGGATGTTCGTCCGGTTCTGCCAGGGGCGGGCCGGCTTCGACGAGACGTTGCACCGCGCCCCGGTGCGGGCGGCGCTGGCGCTGCTGGACCGGCTGCCGGCCGGCTGA